CCGCACTTTCCGCCGCATAGGTCAGCACTGTCGACCACAGACGTTGCAGATCGCGGTTTTCATAATCGATGGCAGCGATCTCGTCATATTCCTCGAGCAGCAATTCGGGATGGTTGACGATGGTGATGGCAAGAACGCTTTCCCGGAGCGAGGGTTTGGTCTGATACCCTCTCACCAGACCCGATTGCGCCAACCGGTCCGAAATACTGCTGGCAGGCGCCGACATCGCCCCGCCCCGCCCCGGCGCATTGCGCTGGAAGCCGCGCCCGGCGCCCTGCCCGCCATCGCGACGGAAGTTCCCGCCCTGTTGCCCGCCCTGCTGAAAGCGCGGTTGGAAGAAGCCATTCAGCCTGTCGCGCATATCCTGCTGGTAAAAACGGCGCACCGTCTCGTCGCCGATCACGGAAACGATCTGTCTCAGACGGCTTTCAAGCTGGGCCCGCTTTTCGGGCGTATCAAAGGTAACGGCGGATGTTTCACGGCTCCAGACCATCGCGGCAAGCGGTTTGGCTTCAGAAAGCACCCGGTCGAAGGGCGCCCGCCCCTCCAGCCGCACGAGATCGTCCGGGTCTTTTCCGTCAGGCAAAAGCGCAAAGCTGACGGAGCGGTCGGGCTTGATATGCGGCAAAGCCAGATCGGCCGCACGGTTGGCGGCGCGAATGCCGGCGCCATCACCATCAAAGCAGAGGATCGGCTGCGGTGACATTTTCCAGAGGAGATCGAGCTGGCTTTCCGTCAGCGCCGTGCCGAGCGGCGCGACGGCGTTTTCGACACCGGCCTGATAAAGCGCGATGACATCCATATAGCCTTCAACGGCAATAACGGTGCCGCCGGCAGCCTGCGAGGCGCGGCGGGCGCGGGCAAAATTGTAAAGAACATTGCCCTTATGAAAAAGCTCGGTCTCGTTGGAATTCAGATATTTCGCCACCGCATCCGCCGCCATGGCGCGGCCGCCGAAAGCGATCACCTTTTCCCGCGACGACAGGATCGGGAACATGATGCGATCCCGGAACCGGTCGTAAGAAACCGGCACGTTCTCATGCACCACCAGCCCGCAGGCCTCCATCTGCTCGCGCGCCACACCCTTGCTGGCCAGATGTTCTTTGAGAGCATTACGGCTATCCGGCGCAAAGCCGAGCCTGAAAGTCTCGATGGTCCGTCCGGTCAACCCGCGATCGCGCAAATAAGCCCGCGCCCGCGCGCCAAGCGCCGTCTGCAACTGATCCTGAAAGAACAGCGTCGCCATTTCCATGACATCCTGCAGCGAGGTGCGCTCACGCTCACGCTTTTCCGCCTGCGGATCGGGCTGCGGCATGGAAATGCCGGCCATATCGGCAATCTGCTGCACGGCCTCGGGAAAACTCAAGCCCTCAAGGTCTGTCAAGAACCGGAAATGATCGCCGGAAACACCGCAACCGAAACAATGATACCGCCCCTTGCGGTCCTCACAATGGAAACTGGGGCTTTTTTCACCGTGAAACGGGCAGCAGGCCCAATAATCGCCCCGCGGCGTATTGGTCTTCTTCTTGTCCCAAGACACACGTCGACCGATCACATCGGAGATGTTCACGCGGTCGCGTATCTCATCGAGAAAAGAATTGGAAAAGCGCATGGGTTACCTGTTCGAGGCCAGTCTTTCATATAAGCGCATAAAGGCCGCAATACAAAATGGGTAGGTAAATAATACCCGATATTCACAGGCGGCATTGACATAAGTGTATATACAAAAGAATATACAGAAACGACGCATGAGTGCCCTAAAGCTGGAATCAGTTTCAGGTGGCTCATGGACATTGTGACAAGGGATTTCATATCCTTTGATTGGGATAAGAAAAAGCGGCTGATCAATATCGAAAAGCACGGTATCGATTTCGAGGATGCGGTCGAGGCGCTTTTTGAGCCACATATCGAAATACAGTCCGACCAAAATGGAGAGGTTCGCATACGCGCGGTTTGCCCGTTCATGGGGCGCCTTATAACCATCATTTATACGATGCGGGGCGAAACATGCCGGATCATATCGGCGCGAGCGGCACGGAAAAATGAGCAACAATCCTACCACGCGAATAACTTTGGAAGAAATACGCACTAAGCGCGCTCGCGGCGAAAAGAGCGAGACAGACTGGGTGCGAGTCGATGCCATGACCGACGAAGATATCGACCGCGCCATGCGCGACGATCCGGACTGGGCCGGCTTTGAAAACATAGACTGGTCAAAGGCCGAAGTGGTTTTCCCCACAGCCAAGCAATCGATTTCCATTCGCCTCGACCAGGATGTCGTCGATTTCTTCAAATCCACCGGCAAAGGCTATCAAACCCGCATGAATGCGGTGCTGCGCCACTATGTGCACGAGCAGAAAAAACGGCCGGGCTGAAACGTCTCGGGACGGATTGCCCGGATTCGGCGCAGAAGACGAGGATCATTTTCGAGCGAGTGGGAGACGGCAGGTCCCCATTGCGCCTGCTTCCGGCAAATTTATGGCAGTGCAACATCACCAAAAATTATGTTTTTGTAATTTGAGCGCCCCGTCGCGGCGGTGTAAAAACAAAACACAGTCAAAGGTAGTGCGTGAACATTTCCATAAATCTGCCGACGCCCACAGGCACGTCCCCCTAAAAAAGCCTGTGAGGACCGCATTTTGATCCGCCGGAATGCGCTTTCGTCGACAGAAAAAAGGCAGGGTAGCCGTGGCTACCCTGCCTTTACTTTTTCCAACACGCTGGAAGCCTACTTCAGCAGATCCTTGACAACGCCGGAGGCCTTGGCGAAGTCGATCTGGCCGGGATAACGCTCCTTCAGCGCGTTCATGCACTTGCCCATGTCACGCAGGCCGGAGGCACCGGTCTCGCTGATGACGGCCTGGCACAGTTCGCGCACCTTTTCGGCCGGAATCTCTTCCGGCATGAATTCCTTGATGATGACGATTTCCTCGCGCTCCTGCGCGGCAAGCTCGGGTCGGCCAGCACCGTCATAGATGGTGGCGGACTCTTCGCGCTGCTTTACCATCTTGGTCAGAATCTGCATGATATCCTCATCACTGACGGGGTCCTTGCCCACGCCGCGATTGGCGATATCGCGATCCTTGATGGCCGCCTGAATGAGACGCACGGTCGAGGTACGTCTGGCGTCCCGAGCCTTCAGCGCATCTTTCAAAGTATTTGCGAACGTGTCGCGCATCATTTTTCTTCTCCTTGGGAAAGCCCATTCCGCAGCTTCGCGATAGGCAAACTTTCCACCTTATTTTTCGCAACGACATAAACGAGCAACTACGCTCAAGCAAATCAATTGCATAAGCCCTTGAATCCACGGCATCTTAAATCCGCGTAAATCTTGGGCCCATGGTTGACCGCTTGGGCTGCTTTCGTTATTTTCCGGCACCTGCACGAGATTTTAACGAAGGGTCGGAACGCGAGCTTTATCGCGCGCCCCTTTATGTCACGAAGCCTGCGACAAAAATGGCCCCTTACCCCCTGCCTTTCAAGAGGTGGGGTGCGAAGCGGCAGAAACGGAACGAGATGACCGAGACAGCGCCCTGGACTACCCGCAAACCGACTGCAATGCTTGTTCTTGCCGATGGCACGGTGATCGAGGGCACAGGCATCGGCGCAACCGGCAAGGTTCAGGCCGAAGTCTGTTTCAACACGGCCCTGACGGGTTACGAGGAAATCCTCACCGACCCATCCTATCTCGGCCAGATCGTCACCTTCACTTTCCCGCATATCGGCAATGTCGGCACCAATGAGGAAGACATCGAAGACCTGACCCCCGCCGCCCGCCGCGGCGCCGTTGGCGTCATCTTCAAGGCCGATATCACCGACCCTTCGAACTTCCGCGCCGTCAAGCATCTGGATGCCTGGCTGAAGGCCCGCGGCGTCATCGGCCTTTGCGGCATCGATACGCGCGCGCTGACGGCATGGATCCGCGAAAACGGCGCACCGAACGCGGTCATCGCCCATGATCCGAACGGCGTCTTCGACATCGAGGCGCTCAAGGCCGAAGCAAAGGCCTGGAGCGGCCTCGTCGGCCTCGACCTCGCCATCGAGGCGACTTCCGGCCAGTCCTCCACCTGGGCTGAAACGCCGTGGGTCTGGAACAAGGGTTACGGCACGCTCGGTGAAGCCGATGCCAAATATCACGTCGTCTGCGTGGATTTCGGCGTCAAGCGCAACATTCTGCGCCTTTTCGCCGGTCTTGATTGCAAGGTGACGGTGGTTCCGGCCCAGACTTCGGCCGAAGACATTCTGGCGCTGAAGCCGGATGGCGTGTTCCTGTCCAACGGCCCGGGAGACCCGGCCGCGACGGGCGAATATGCCGTGCCGGTTATCCAGAACCTCATCAAGAGCGAACTGCCGATCTTCGGCATCTGCCTCGGCCACCAGATGCTCGGCCTCGCCGTCGGTGCGAAGACTGAAAAGATGCATCAGGGCCATCACGGCGCCAACCACCCGGTCAAGGACTTCACGACAGGCAAGGTGGAAATCGTCTCGATGAACCATGGATTCGCGGTTGATGCAAAATCGCTGCCTGATGGCGTCGAAGAAACCCATACGTCGCTGTTCGATGGCACCAATTGCGGCCTGCGCATCGTCGGCAAGCCGGTCTTCTCGGTTCAGCACCACCCGGAAGCATCCCCCGGCCCGCAGGACAGCCACTACCTCTTCCGCCGCTTCGTCAATCTGCTGCGCGAAAGACAGGGTGAGGCAGCGCTCGCCGAGCGCTAATCGACCTTTCGCGTTCGACGTCATCCTCGGTCCTGACCCGAGGAACCACGTCGATGGATCCTCGCCTCAAGGGCGAGGATGACGACAGAGCGTTACATTCCAGAAAGAACACAACGGCCCGCTATCAGCGGGCCGTTTGCATTTCGCGCTTCACCAGAATGACGAAGCGGACGGTGAGCAAAACAGCCGCCGTCGAAAGACCGATCACGAAACCGAACCAGACACCACGCCCGCCAAAACCGAGCGGAAAGGCCATGGTCCAGGCAAGCGCCAGACCGATCGGCCAATAGGAAATCAGCGCCAGCATCGCTGGAATGCGCGCATCCTTCAGTCCGCGCAGCAGCCCTGCCGTCACGGCCTGAATGCCATCCACCAGCTGGAAGACGCCGGCGATGACAACGAGGCTGCTGGCATAAGCGAGCACTTCCGCAGCTTCCGGCAATTTTGGATCGAGGAACCATTTCGCCAGAAAATCCGGAACGACCGCAAACAAAATGCCGCCGCAAAGGGCAATGCCGCAGGCAATGGCATAGATCATGATCGAGGCGCGAATGAGGTTTTTGAAATCGCCCTGACCGCGGGCGATGCCCACGCGCACGGTTGCCGCCTGCGACAGGCCGAGCGGGATCATGAAGGCGATGGAGGCAAGCTGCAGGGCAATGCCATGCGCCGCAAGCTGCACGGTACCAATCTGCCCCATCAGGATCGATGCGGCGGCAAACAGCGTCACTTCGGCAAGGATGGTGATGCTGATCGGCAGGCCCAAGCGCAGCACTTCGAACAGCGCATGCCAGTCCGGCCGCCAGAAACGCACGAACAGCTCGTATTTCTTCGTCTCCTCACGCGTCTGCACATAGACAACGATGAAGATGAAGCTGAAGGCATTAACGATGACGGCAACGACGGCAGCGCCATTCATGCCCATTGCCGGCAGGCCGAAATGGCCGAACACCAGCGCATAGGCCATCAAACCGTTCATGACCAACATGATGATGGTGACATAAAGAATGATGCCCGCACGGCCGATGGCGCTTACAAGGCCGCGCAGCACGTAGAAAAGCAAAGCCGGCAGCAGGCCGAATTTGGCGATGGCGAGATAATGGCCAGTCAGCGCCGCCACGTTGGGGTTCTGCCCGAGATAGACCAGAATCCGCTCGGCATTAAAGAAGACCGGCAAAGCGAGGATCCAGTAGGCGATCGCCACCCACATGCCCATGCGCAGCGAGCGGCGGGCCGCCGTCGCATCGCCCTGCCCGTAAGCCTGCGCCACCATTGGCACCACGGCCACGGAAAATCCCGAGCCGAAAATGAAGACGACGAAGAAGAACTGCCCGGCCAGCACCATGGCCGCCAGCTTTTCAGCCCCTAGCTGCCCGACGATGACCATGTCAGTGGTATGGATGCCAAGCTGGGCGAGCTGCGCACCGATAAGCGGAATTCCAAGCGCAAGCGTAGCCTTGAAATGCGAAAGCCACGACCCCGATCCGGAGGGAACGGTTTCTGCAACAACCGACGAAGACATTGTAATTCACCTGAATTTTGGCCATTGCCCGCGAATTGCGCAACGGCAGCAGGGTGATGAATAAAATATTCCCTTCCTGCACGCAACCTTTGCGGCCCGATGATCAAAATTTACGCAGAATTCCAAACCCTGCCGGCACCGGCTGAAACAGCATGAACCTGAACAAATTTAGTCGAATTTTACCATTTCGCTTTACCTATTAGAACATCGCGTAGTTCTTTTAAATCATAAGCTGCATGACGCAGAATATTCCCGCCTTAGAGGCATGTCTTTCCCCCCATTCTCCAAGATGACCCGACCGGGCATATCTGGTTTCAAGGACGTGTAGCTTGCCAAAAAAATCCAACCTCATGACGCGCATTCTGTTTGCGGCGTCATCACTTGTTGTCGCGGCCTTTGCGGGCTTTTCTTTCTATATCGATAGCCTTCAGCACCGGGTCACCACGGAAGCGGTGGCGGAAAACATCGATTCGTCCGGCAAGCAGGCCGCACAGAGCATCGCCAACTGGCTGAGCGGCCGCATCATGCTCACCGACACGGTGGCGAAAACGCTTGCGAAACTTCCGGAGGACGATGCCAAGCTGCAGTTCCTGCAGAACGACGTGCTGACAGCGCAATTCATGTCCACTTACTTCGGCAATGCCGAAACCGGCGTTTTCACGACATTCCCGAAAACACCGCTGCCGGAAGGTTATGACCCGCGCAAGCGCCCCTGGTATCTGGATGCGGTCAAGGCCGGCAAGCCGGTGCTGACCGAACCTTACACCGACGCCTCGACCGGCGGCCTCGTCATCACTGCCGCCATGCCCGTCTCCGTTGACGGCAAGTTGGCTGGCGTGACGGGAAGCGACTTTTCGCTGGATTCGCTGGTCACGATGATCAAGTCCGTGGATGCCGGCACGGACGGTTATGCCTTCCTTGTCAACAAGGATGGCAAGATCCTCATTCATCCCGATCCGAAACTCGTCGAAAAGCCGCTGAGCGATCTTTTCAAGGTCAACACACCGACAATCTCCTCGGCAATTTCCCAGACTGAAATTAACGGCAAGGGCAAGATCACCAGTTTCATACCGGTTGCCGGCCTGCCCTCGGTCGAGTGGTATCTCGGCTTCGTCGTCGATTCCGATGTCGCCTACAGCGCAATCGGCCAGTTCCGGCTGGCAGCGACCATTGCCACGGTTCTTGCCGCCGCAATCATGATCGTGCTGCTTGCAACCGTGCTCTCCCGTTTCATTGTCCGCCCCGTCACGCAAATGACCTCGGCCATGGAAGGCCTTGCAGCCGGCAATCTCGATGTCGCCATTCCCGGCCAGGAACGCACCGACCAGATCGGCTCGATGGCCGCAGCGGTTGCCGTTTTCAGATCGAACGCCATGGAACGCCTGCGTCTGGAAGGTGATGCCGAAGAGAACCGCACGCTTTCCGAACAGGAGCGCAATGAGCGCGAGAGACTGGCGTCGAAAGATGCCGCAGACATCCAGTTCGCGGTCGATTCGCTCGCCAAAGGCCTGGCGCATCTTTCGGACGGCGATCTCAATTACCGCATCGATACGCCTTTCGTGACCCGCATCGACCGCCTGCGCGACGATTTCAACAATTCCGTCGCCAAGCTGAATGTGGCGCTCAGCACCGTTGGCCAGAATGCCCGCGCAATCGACGCCGGTGCTGGTGAAATTCGCCAATCCGCCGACGATCTGGCCCGGCGCACCGAACAGCAGGCCGCCTCGGTGGAAGAAACCGCCGCAGCACTCGAGGAAATCACCACCACGGTGAAGGACTCCGCCCGCCGCGCCGAGGAAGTCGGCCGTCTGGTTGATCGCGCCCGCGGCAATGCCGAACAATCCGGCATCATCGTCGAAGATGCGGTTCGCGCCATGGAAGGCATCGAAAAATCATCGTCGGAGATCAGCAACATCATCGGCGTGATCGATGAAATCGCCTTCCAGACAAATCTTCTGGCCCTGAATGCCGGTGTGGAAGCCGCCCGCGCCGGTGAAGCCGGCAAGGGTTTTGCCGTGGTCGCCCAGGAAGTGCGCGAACTTGCCCAGCGCTCCGCCAATGCCGCCAAGGAGATCAAGACGCTGATCAACGCCTCCACATCGCAGGTACAATCCGGCGTCGATCTCGTCGGCAATGCCGGCAAGGCGCTGGAAACCATCGTCCGCGAAGTCCAGGAGATCAACCGCCATATCGACGCCATCGTGACGTCGTCACGCGAACAGTCGACCGGGCTTCAGGAAATCAACACCGCCATCAACACCATCGATCAGGGCACCCAGCAGAATGCCGCCATGGTCGAAGAACAGACGGCGGCCAGCCACGGACTGGCTTCGGAAGCGGCGGCGCTCAACGAACTGCTGGCACAATTCCAGCTTGCCACGGCGACGCGGCGGCAGGCGGAATATGGGCGGGCTGCTTAGGAGAACCGCCTGCTAGTTGGTGGAGGCAAAGCATACAAACCCCGTCACCCCGGACTAGATCCGGGGTCCAGCGCGATCAAGTCCTTGATCGCGAAAGACTCATTTCCTCACGGCGCAGACGCGCCGTGGCTGGATGCCGGATCAAGTCCGGCATGACGGAGGAGAGGTTTCAACCTCTTTCATGGCCGGACCGATCGAGCCATTTTTATTTGCCGCGCGAACGATACCCCGTTCTCTCTACCGGCCCGATCCGCTAGAGCTTGATCGATCATGATATGTGGAGGGATTTATGCTGGAACTGATTTGGCGCGGCATTGCCATGGGCATTGGCGGCACCGTGTTTATGGATATATGGGCGATTGTGCTGCATCGGTTTTTCGGCCAGTCAGCACCGAACTGGGCGCCGGTTGGCCGCTGGTTCTGGCATGTGCCAAAAGGCACGATTTTTCACGACAGCATCGCCACGGCCGCACCCTATGAGCATGAACTGGCGCTAGGCTGGATTTCGCATTATGCCGTCGGCATTCTCTACGGCATTATTCTGGCACTGGTGGTGCCGGCTGCATGGTTTGCAAACCCATCCTTCATCCAGCCATGGATCGTTGGCATCGTCACGGTTGGTGCGGGCTGGTTCCTGTTGCAGCCGGGTCTTGGCATCGGCTGGGCGGCATCAAAAACGCCCAATCCGACAAAAGTCCGCATTCTCAACCTCGTGGCCCACACGATCTTCGCCCTGGGCATGTATGCCGTGGCACTTTTGATGCGCTAAATGAAAAGGGGGCTGAAAAGCCCCCTCTCCTGTCTTTGTCTCAGATATTCGCCGAGAACGTATCACAATCTTCGACACGGCCGTTCTGGAAGCCGCGCTTGAACCATTCCATGCGCTGCGCCGAAGTGCCGTGGTTGAAACTATCAGGCACCACATAACCTTGGGTCTGCTTCTGCAACGTGTCATCGCCGATCTGGTGGGCGGCGTTCAGTGCTTCTTCGAGATCGCCGGTTTCGAGAATACCCTTCTGCTCGGTGAACTTGCCCCAGATGCCGGCATAACAATCCGCCTGAAGCTCCACCCGTACCGACATCTTGTTGGCATCCACCTGGCTCATTGACTGGCGGCGACGGTTGAACTCAGGCAGGACGCCGGTCAGGTTCTGCACGTGATGGCCAACTTCATGCGCAATCACGTAAGCCTGCGCGAAATCGCCGGCCGCACCGAAACGCTGGTCCAGTTCCTTGAAGAAGTTGGTATCGAGATAGACCTTTCGGTCGCCAGGGCAATAAAACGGGCCGCTGGCGGCGGAGGCGTTACCGCAGGCGGAAGACACCTGACCGGAGAACAGCACCAGCGTCGGTTTCTGATAGGTCTCCCCGGCAGACTGGAAGATACCGCTCCAGGTATCCTCGGTCTCCGCCAGCACGGTGCGTACGAAAGCCGTTGTCTCATCCGACGACTGGCCCTGCGGGCGCGTGCCGGATTGCTGTTGCGTCGTGCCGCCGCCGTCCATCGACATATCGCCGCCGGTCAGCAGCGTCAGCGGGTTGATGCCGAGCACCCAGCTGATCAGAAGTATGACCAGAAGACCGCCAATCCCGATACCGCCGCCGCGACGTCCGATCGGTACCCGCATCCCGCCGCGGGAAAAAGGATCACCCGATCCCGCTGACATGCCGCGCCGGTCCTCGATATTGTCCGACTGGCGACGCCCTCTCCATTCCATGCTCTTCTCCCGGCGAATACCGCCTCAACAAGCTGCCTTATAACGGCACTATAATACATCTTGTTCCGGAAGAAAGCAGAGGCGGCAAACGGAACCTCTCACACGGCTCTACGTCTTTGTTTCAACACCGCCAGAAATAGGATGGCGAACACCAATGCGCCGGCGGAAAGGGCAGCAAAACCCGCTCTCCCGTCGCCGAACGCAACCTCATGCATGATGCGCCCCGGAACGAAGGTGAAGCCGCCGGCAATCACGATACCGCCGAGATAAACACTCTGCATGATCCGCATATGCCGTCTGATATCACCGCGGCGGGCGAAATAAACCGATTGCAGACACCCATAGATGGTGAAGATGGAAAGCAGATGGATCGGGCTGAAACCATAAAACACCTTCAATTCATGGATGAAGAAGGTAGAAGCCGCAGTCGCGACCATCAGCACCACCCAGATCTTGCCAAGTAGCCGGTGGATGGCGGTGCCCTTGGGACGCAGGAAGATGAAGGCCCCGAGAATGGCTGCGGGCACGACGGTGACGACATGGAATTGCACGGCAAGCGGTGCATCTAATAAAGGCTGGAATGACATGGGCGCTGTTTCGGCTCTGTTGAAATCACCGGCAATTTCGGCAAAACATGCGTTCAGGGAAAACGGATTGGCGCCATCAGCAGGAAAACTTCGTGGATCACCCATATCTGCAATCCACGCTTCGTGAAATGCACGCCATCCTGCAGTCGCGCAGGCTGTGGCTGACATTTCTCGCCGTGCTGGCGATCTTTATCGTGACCGGACCTTTCGGGACGAGCGAAACCATGAGTTTCGCCGACCGGCTGCTTTACTGGACAATCATACAGGCCGGCGCCTGGACATTTGCCATATCCTTTTCCATCATCGCCAACCGCATCTTCGCGGATAGCATCAGAAACATGCTGGCACGCATGATGCTCGGCTCGCTGACGGCCGCGCTGCCGATAGGGCTCTTACTTACCATCACCAACCGGGTCTTTTCAGGCACGGAAATGGGTTTCGGCCCCTTTCTGCAAAGCAGCCTGTCGTCCCTGCCTCTTTGTGCCATCTTTTGCCTGCTGAGTTATCTCACCGCCAGCCAGTCCCTCGAAACGAAGGCAGTTGCCGTAACGGACACGGGGGAAGACGGCAAATGCAAGGTAAAAGGCACCGCGCCGCTGCTGGAGCGGCTGCCGCCGCAAAAGCGCGGAGAATTGCTGCGGCTATCGGTGCAGGACCATTATACTGAAATCGTCACCACGCGCGGACGCCAGCTCGTTCTGCTGCGTTTTTCCGATGCGCTGAAAGAAATAGGCCAGAGCGAGGGCTTGCAGGTCCACCGATCCCACTGGATTGCCGATGCCGATGTCGTCTCGCTGCGCAGGCAGGCAGGCCGTCTGCACATCGTCACAAAAGACGGCACGGAAATCCCTGTCAGCCGCTCTTACAGCGCGGCGGTGCAGGCCCGTTTCGCCGCGCGTGCCCCCGCCGGCTAAGAGTTTCTGTCGATTCCGGAATTTATGGGGTTCCGTTCTCAAAAACATTTGCCTATAAGCCGCTTCTAGCCTGAAAACATTTGAATTGCGCTCCCCGGCCGGTGATCTTCCACCCTGGCCGGTGTTTTGCGCAACCAAAAAGCGGAACGAGAGAGCCATGCCGAAGCGCCAAGATATCAAGTCCATCCTCATCATTGGCGCAGGACCGATTGTGATCGGTCAGGCATGTGAATTCGACTATTCCGGCACACAGGCCTGTAAGGCGCTGAAGGAAGAGGGTTACCGGGTCATTCTGGTCAACTCCAACCCGGCAACGATCATGACCGATCCGGGCCTTGCCGACGCTACCTATGTCGAGCCGATCACGCCTGAGGTCGTCGCCAAGATCATCGCCAAGGAACGCCCGGACGCGCTTTTGCCGACC
The Agrobacterium cucumeris DNA segment above includes these coding regions:
- a CDS encoding DUF2306 domain-containing protein; the encoded protein is MSFQPLLDAPLAVQFHVVTVVPAAILGAFIFLRPKGTAIHRLLGKIWVVLMVATAASTFFIHELKVFYGFSPIHLLSIFTIYGCLQSVYFARRGDIRRHMRIMQSVYLGGIVIAGGFTFVPGRIMHEVAFGDGRAGFAALSAGALVFAILFLAVLKQRRRAV
- a CDS encoding LytTR family DNA-binding domain-containing protein, translating into MDHPYLQSTLREMHAILQSRRLWLTFLAVLAIFIVTGPFGTSETMSFADRLLYWTIIQAGAWTFAISFSIIANRIFADSIRNMLARMMLGSLTAALPIGLLLTITNRVFSGTEMGFGPFLQSSLSSLPLCAIFCLLSYLTASQSLETKAVAVTDTGEDGKCKVKGTAPLLERLPPQKRGELLRLSVQDHYTEIVTTRGRQLVLLRFSDALKEIGQSEGLQVHRSHWIADADVVSLRRQAGRLHIVTKDGTEIPVSRSYSAAVQARFAARAPAG